One Rhipicephalus sanguineus isolate Rsan-2018 unplaced genomic scaffold, BIME_Rsan_1.4 Seq406, whole genome shotgun sequence genomic window carries:
- the LOC125756655 gene encoding uncharacterized protein LOC125756655 gives MSWDAHVNTLSSTLSRIIGITSRNRYIFPTKTKLTLYYAFFYSHISYCLLVWGNTTLSNILKLQTLQKKVLRAIVNGSYDSPTQHIFLQYNIVPVHKLFDYRFACFYKTITRTNDSFFSKIVPLGFHHSSYDTRVHSSYVLPKCRTNYGFSMLSYTVPKYLNTSFYDCLNTMSLSAIRKSITRQSVPP, from the coding sequence ATGTCATGGGATGCACATGTTAATACTCTTTCTTCAACACTCTCTAGAATCATAGGAATCACTTCGCGTAACAGATATATTTTTCCAACAAAAACTAAGCTTACTTTGTACTATGCATTCTTTTATTCCCACATCAGCTATTGCCTGCTAGTCTGGGGCAATACAACGTTGTCAAACATACTAAAACTACAAACCCTGCAAAAGAAAGTGCTCCGCGCAATTGTAAATGGGTCCTATGATTCGCCCACTCAGCATATCTTCCTACAGTATAATATTGTACCTGTACACAAATTATTCGACTACAGATTTGCATGTTTTTATAAAACAATAACAAGAACAAATGATTCCTTTTTTTCTAAAATTGTTCCACTTGGGTTTCACCACTCATCATATGACACCAGAGTACACAGTAGTTACGTATTACCAAAGTGTAGAACAAATTATGGTTTTTCTATGTTGAGTTATACTGTGCCAAAGTACTTGAACACCTCATTTTATGACTGTCTAAATACTATGTCTCTTTCTGCCATTCGCAAGAGCATTACTCGGCAATCTGTGCCACCGTAA
- the LOC119377213 gene encoding uncharacterized protein LOC119377213: MPICAIFGCRARSKSAKRASCDGTDVGLHSLPKIITRQCERTRILSEKRRGLWLASINRKDLKNLENVRVCGRHFITGRPSQLMDDSNPDWAPTQHLGHGSDRPVTDVARFKRSKERSKKKERAIAAASVAVQHPESQPECGMELPVSTSDSESDKTHTDMQTDLTGQSIEALEADNRRLSSELHTLKKQKELLEVTEESLRQDDAKVAFYTGIVNYPALLAIFELVEPAVKHTPQNGLPKFEEFIMFLMKLKFNFPHQDLAYRFHISCSTVSRTFEKWLDAAFVRLKTQIVWPSRRDIQKTMPQAFLTSFGSKVAVIIDCFEIKIERPSSLQPRSETWSNYKNSNTAKFLIGICPQGVISYISEGWGGRASDKHITEHCGILEHLSQGDVVLADRGFDIADTLGLYCAVLHIPAFTRGQKQLTAVDVEKTRKLANVRIHVERVIGLVRNKYLIMKAIQPIHYVISKPGHAFTALDKIVTVCCALTNLCPSVVAANAKLPP, encoded by the exons ATGCCCATATGCGCAATATTTGGTTGCCGAGCAAGAAGCAAGAGTGCAAAGAGGGCCAGCTGCGATGGAACAGACGTTGGATTGCACAGTTTGCCTAAAATAATAACTCGGCAGTGTGAAAGGACGAGGATTCTCTCCGAAAAACGCAGGGGTCTCTGGCTTGCCAGTATTAATAGAAAAGACCTAAAGAATCTGGAAAATGTCCGTGTCTGCGGTCGCCACTTCATCACAG GCAGGCCTTCGCAGTTGATGGACGATTCAAACCCTGACTGGGCTCCGACGCAGCATCTGGGTCACGGTAGTGACAGACCAGTGACAGATGTAGCGAGGTTCAAGCGTTCGAAGgagcgcagcaaaaaaaaagaaagggccaTTGCCGCAGCCAGCGTAGCAGTGCAGCA CCCGGAAAGTCAGCCGGAATGTGGAATGGAGCTTCCAGTTTCCACTTCGGATTCGGAGTCAGACAAAA ctcatACTGATATGCAGACAGATTTGACGGGGCAAAGCATCGAAGCACTCGAGGCAGACAACAGGAGGCTTTCTTCCGAATTGCACACCTTAAAGAAGCAAAAAGAGCTTCTTGAAGTAACGGAAGAGTCTCTGCGTCAAGATGATGCCAAGGTTGCTTTTTATACGGGAATTGTGAACTATCCAGCCCTACTAGCTATATTCGAACTGGTTGAGCCTGCTGTTAAACATACACCACAAAATGGGCTGCCAAAGTTTGAGGAGTTCATTATGTTTTTAATGAAACTTAAGTTTAACTTTCCGCACCAAGATCTGGCCTACAGATTTCATATTTCATGTTCTACAGTCAGCAGGACTTTCGAGAAGTGGCTGGATGCAGCTTTTGTAAGGCTGAAAACGCAAATTGTGTGGCCGTCACGAAGGGACATTCAAAAAACAATGCCTCAAGCTTTTTTGACCTCATTTGGCTCTAAAGTGGCAGTCATAATTGACTGCTTCGAGATCAAAATTGAGAGGCCATCGTCCTTGCAGCCAAGAAGCGAGACTTGGTCTAACTATAAGAACAGCAACACTGCCAAGTTTTTAATTGGCATCTGTCCACAAGGGGTCATTTCATACATTTCTGAAGGGTGGGGCGGGAGAGCAAGCGATAAACACATTACCGAACATTGCGGCATTTTGGAGCATTTGTCACAAGGAGACGTTGTTCTCGCTGACAGGGGTTTCGACATAGCGGACACCTTAGGTTTGTACTGTGCTGTACTCCACATCCCTGCATTCACTAGAGGACAGAAACAACTCACTGCAGTGGATGTAGAGAAGACGAGGAAGCTGGCGAATGTTCGCATCCATGTTGAGCGCGTAATAGGACTTGTACGGAACAAATACTTGATAATGAAGGCTATCCAGCCAATTCATTATGTCATTAGCAAGCCCGGACATGCATTCACTGCACTTGATAAAATTGTTACAGTTTGCTGTGCCCTCACCAACCTTTGTCCTTCGGTCGTCGCTGCAAATGCCAAACTGCCTCCATAA